From Halapricum desulfuricans, a single genomic window includes:
- a CDS encoding nascent polypeptide-associated complex protein: MFGGGGGGGLNPRKMQQMMEQMGIDMEDIDAEEVIIRTGEEKLVFTDAEVQLMEAQGQKTYQVVGDPESQPLDGGDSADEASADDAGGAFDAQDVEIVAQRGGVSEDEAREALEANDGDLAAAVADLE; this comes from the coding sequence ATGTTTGGAGGAGGCGGCGGCGGCGGTCTGAACCCACGGAAAATGCAGCAGATGATGGAACAGATGGGCATCGATATGGAGGACATCGATGCCGAGGAAGTGATCATTCGGACCGGCGAGGAGAAGCTGGTCTTCACAGACGCCGAGGTCCAGCTCATGGAGGCCCAGGGCCAGAAGACCTACCAGGTCGTCGGTGATCCCGAGTCCCAGCCCCTGGACGGCGGCGACAGCGCCGACGAGGCGAGCGCGGACGACGCTGGCGGCGCGTTCGACGCCCAGGACGTCGAGATCGTCGCTCAGCGTGGCGGCGTCAGCGAAGACGAGGCGCGTGAGGCCCTGGAAGCCAACGACGGCGACCTCGCGGCTGCGGTCGCTGATCTAGAGTGA
- a CDS encoding TIGR00725 family protein has product MRVSVIGGSSVGEQHYDLARDVGRLLGKRGHEVVCGGLGGVMEGVCRGAIETGGHTIGVLPGEDRAAANEYVETAVATGLGNARNALVVLNSDGAIAIDGSTGTLSEIALALDRGLAVAGLDTYDIEGVEAVETPEKAIEHVEREAGHRYESER; this is encoded by the coding sequence ATGCGCGTCAGCGTCATCGGCGGCAGCAGCGTCGGCGAACAGCACTACGATCTCGCCCGCGACGTCGGCCGACTGCTGGGCAAGCGCGGCCACGAGGTCGTCTGTGGCGGACTCGGCGGGGTCATGGAGGGGGTCTGTCGCGGTGCGATCGAGACGGGCGGTCACACGATCGGCGTGCTCCCCGGCGAGGACCGGGCCGCGGCCAACGAATACGTCGAGACCGCGGTCGCCACGGGGCTGGGCAACGCCCGCAACGCGCTGGTCGTCCTGAATAGCGACGGAGCCATCGCGATCGACGGCTCGACCGGCACGCTCTCGGAGATTGCCCTCGCGCTGGACCGCGGGCTGGCGGTGGCCGGCCTGGATACCTACGATATCGAGGGCGTCGAAGCCGTCGAGACGCCCGAAAAGGCGATCGAGCACGTCGAACGCGAGGCCGGGCACCGGTACGAGTCCGAGCGATAG
- a CDS encoding DUF5789 family protein → MSDDEADEPAVELGEGRDLEGVPIAQVSARLMWGIEKSDVRRREGDTVIRTPDGPRELGDVLDEIDRTYFDRRQTFESAVRDVIGHGPVPTE, encoded by the coding sequence ATGAGCGACGACGAGGCGGACGAACCCGCGGTCGAGCTCGGCGAGGGCCGAGATCTCGAGGGCGTCCCGATCGCACAGGTCTCGGCGCGGCTGATGTGGGGCATCGAGAAGAGCGACGTCCGGCGTCGCGAGGGCGACACCGTGATCCGAACGCCGGACGGTCCGCGCGAACTCGGCGACGTCCTCGATGAGATCGATCGGACGTACTTCGACCGACGCCAGACATTCGAATCGGCCGTCCGTGACGTGATCGGACACGGCCCCGTCCCGACCGAATGA
- a CDS encoding DEAD/DEAH box helicase, with protein sequence MAATDAETIDRPLIDADVLQRRRYQLELAETAMDNHTLVCLPTGLGKTTVSLLVTAQRLQEVGGTALLLAPTKPLVSQHAEFYREALTVPDEEIVVFTGEVRPDDRAELFEDAQVVIATPQVVENDLVGNRISLSEVTHVTFDECHRATGDYAYTYIAERYHEQAEQPLATGMSASPGDDEESILTVCENLGIREVAVMTDEDADVAEYTHRTDVDWKRVELPETVIEIRDAIQEVIKERLTELKELGVTNKTQPDMSERDIHEIQGKLQELMNNDQSEGYQGMSLLAEVRKLRTAVTYAETQSVESLRRYFERQRNAARASGSSKASQRLVSEPKIRDAMRKAEDFEDLHPKFRQTRMLLAETLGIENGERVIVFTESRDTAETLTDFLAGHFETEKFVGQSDTDGSDGMTQTEQQETLDRFRAGEFEVLVSTSVAEEGLDVPEVDLVLFYEPVPTAIRSIQRKGRTGRQTEGRVVVLIAEDTRDEAYFWKARQDEKRMYEELEALKSMQGEIEAELSQASVSEFETGADDRRESAENAIGEAGRVEDDRRESSGHASGGAASGADDRKESDAEHASSDSGDASPDIEASSGDEQVSGDDSEGEGQTGLDAFADPTESGDGASTDTESPGPSGSSPETDADPEDTVAEAGADTDGESVEVVVDQRELDSTIARDLSKREGIETRLETLEVGDYVCSDRVVVERKTVSDFLDTLTGGDRSLFEQVKDAARYYDRPVVLIEGSGLYGERNVHPNAIRGALASLAVDFGASVVRTDDEDDTAAMLEVLATREQEESDRTVSAHGEKAAKTLAEQQEYVVASIADVGPVTAQSLLSAFGSVESVLTADKETLQEAEGVGEVTAERIREVVASEYAP encoded by the coding sequence ATGGCGGCCACCGACGCCGAGACGATCGACCGACCACTGATCGACGCAGACGTCCTCCAGCGGCGGCGCTACCAGCTCGAACTCGCCGAGACGGCGATGGACAACCACACGCTGGTCTGTCTGCCGACTGGACTGGGCAAGACGACCGTCTCGCTGCTGGTGACGGCCCAGCGCCTCCAGGAGGTCGGCGGGACGGCGCTGTTGCTGGCCCCGACCAAGCCGCTGGTCTCCCAGCACGCCGAATTCTACCGGGAAGCCCTGACAGTCCCCGACGAGGAGATCGTCGTCTTCACCGGCGAGGTCCGGCCCGACGACCGCGCGGAGTTGTTCGAGGACGCGCAGGTCGTCATCGCGACGCCGCAAGTCGTCGAGAACGACCTCGTGGGCAACCGCATCTCGCTGTCCGAGGTGACCCACGTCACCTTCGACGAGTGTCATCGCGCGACAGGCGATTACGCCTACACCTATATCGCCGAGCGCTACCACGAACAGGCCGAGCAGCCCCTGGCGACCGGAATGAGCGCCTCGCCCGGCGACGACGAGGAGTCGATCCTGACGGTCTGTGAGAACCTCGGGATCCGCGAGGTCGCGGTGATGACCGACGAGGATGCGGACGTCGCCGAGTACACCCACCGGACCGACGTCGACTGGAAGCGCGTCGAGTTGCCCGAGACGGTCATCGAGATCCGCGACGCCATCCAGGAAGTCATCAAAGAGCGGTTGACCGAGCTGAAAGAGCTCGGCGTCACGAACAAGACCCAGCCGGACATGTCCGAGCGGGACATCCACGAGATCCAGGGTAAGCTCCAGGAGCTGATGAACAACGACCAGAGCGAGGGCTACCAGGGGATGAGTCTGCTCGCGGAGGTCCGGAAGTTGCGGACCGCAGTCACCTACGCCGAGACCCAGAGCGTCGAGTCCCTGCGGCGGTACTTCGAGCGCCAGCGCAACGCCGCCCGGGCCTCGGGCTCCTCGAAGGCCAGCCAGCGACTGGTCAGCGAGCCCAAGATCCGGGATGCGATGCGCAAGGCCGAGGACTTCGAGGATCTGCACCCCAAGTTCCGCCAGACGCGGATGCTGCTCGCGGAGACACTGGGCATCGAGAACGGCGAGCGGGTCATCGTCTTCACCGAGTCCCGCGACACCGCCGAGACGCTGACGGACTTCCTCGCCGGGCACTTCGAGACCGAGAAGTTCGTCGGCCAGAGCGACACCGACGGCAGCGACGGGATGACCCAGACCGAACAGCAGGAGACTCTCGATCGGTTCCGAGCCGGCGAGTTCGAGGTGCTGGTCTCGACCTCCGTCGCCGAGGAGGGCCTGGATGTCCCCGAGGTGGATCTGGTACTGTTCTACGAGCCGGTGCCGACGGCGATCCGCTCGATCCAGCGCAAGGGCCGGACCGGCCGCCAGACCGAGGGGCGGGTCGTCGTCCTCATCGCCGAGGACACCCGCGACGAGGCGTACTTTTGGAAGGCCCGACAGGACGAAAAGCGGATGTACGAGGAACTGGAGGCGCTGAAATCGATGCAGGGGGAGATCGAGGCCGAACTCTCCCAGGCGAGCGTTTCGGAGTTCGAGACGGGAGCGGACGACCGCAGGGAGTCCGCTGAAAACGCGATCGGTGAAGCCGGGAGAGTGGAGGACGACCGCAGGGAGTCCTCCGGGCACGCGAGCGGTGGAGCCGCGAGCGGGGCGGACGACCGTAAGGAGTCGGACGCCGAACACGCAAGCAGCGATTCCGGGGACGCGTCCCCTGATATCGAAGCGTCCAGTGGCGACGAGCAGGTCAGCGGCGACGACTCGGAGGGAGAGGGCCAGACCGGACTGGACGCCTTCGCGGACCCGACCGAGAGCGGGGACGGCGCGAGCACGGACACCGAAAGTCCGGGCCCCAGCGGGAGCAGTCCCGAGACCGACGCCGACCCGGAAGACACCGTCGCGGAGGCCGGGGCCGACACCGACGGGGAAAGCGTCGAAGTCGTCGTCGACCAGCGGGAACTGGATTCGACGATCGCCCGGGACCTCTCGAAGCGGGAGGGGATCGAGACGCGTCTGGAGACCCTGGAGGTGGGCGACTACGTCTGCTCGGATCGGGTCGTCGTCGAGCGCAAGACAGTCAGCGACTTTCTGGACACCCTGACCGGCGGCGACCGGTCGCTGTTCGAGCAGGTCAAAGACGCCGCCCGCTATTACGATCGCCCGGTCGTACTCATCGAGGGGTCGGGCCTGTACGGCGAGCGAAACGTCCACCCGAACGCGATCCGCGGGGCGCTGGCGTCACTCGCGGTCGATTTCGGTGCGAGCGTCGTCCGGACCGACGACGAGGACGACACCGCGGCGATGCTGGAGGTGCTCGCCACCCGCGAGCAGGAGGAATCCGACCGGACCGTCAGTGCGCACGGCGAGAAGGCGGCCAAGACGCTTGCCGAACAGCAGGAGTACGTCGTCGCCTCGATCGCCGACGTCGGGCCGGTGACCGCCCAGTCGCTGCTCTCGGCGTTCGGCAGTGTCGAGAGCGTGCTAACTGCCGACAAGGAGACACTGCAGGAGGCCGAAGGCGTCGGCGAGGTGACCGCCGAGCGGATCCGCGAGGTCGTCGCCAGCGAGTACGCACCCTGA
- a CDS encoding DUF7139 domain-containing protein, producing MTSLTEVYEDRTAAVDSQRLYFGVALFAVGAALVVGGILVATTGLSDLLGLDTFESREIAGILAGIGAPAAMLGGFTVLPAGRSTRATAVIGASVAVFGVALFTAAYPEQWLGAADPSPGLTLATTVVYVAGLLTTAWCLFLAVATFETRKTPGGTARMEVTEEGRIRLIEESTPQQGLGGIGFFGSTPDGEVETQTNRADATRPASDGAGATTADDGAFLDSVTVRGRPDQYCGNCEHFSYVRTDDGIAPYCGHDGRYMDDMEPCEHWDSNV from the coding sequence ATGACCAGCCTCACGGAGGTGTACGAGGACCGGACGGCGGCCGTGGACTCCCAGCGGCTGTATTTCGGCGTAGCGCTGTTTGCCGTGGGGGCGGCGCTCGTCGTCGGCGGAATCCTCGTCGCGACGACGGGCCTGAGTGATCTCCTCGGACTCGACACCTTCGAGTCCCGCGAGATCGCGGGGATCCTCGCTGGGATTGGTGCTCCCGCCGCAATGCTCGGTGGTTTCACCGTCCTCCCGGCCGGCCGATCGACGCGTGCGACGGCAGTTATCGGCGCGAGCGTGGCCGTCTTCGGCGTCGCGCTGTTTACGGCTGCTTACCCCGAGCAGTGGCTCGGTGCGGCCGACCCCAGTCCCGGGTTGACCCTCGCGACGACGGTCGTCTACGTCGCCGGCCTCCTCACGACCGCCTGGTGTCTGTTCCTCGCGGTCGCGACCTTCGAGACGCGCAAGACGCCCGGCGGGACCGCCCGCATGGAAGTCACCGAGGAGGGCCGCATCCGCCTGATCGAGGAGTCGACGCCGCAGCAGGGACTCGGCGGCATCGGCTTTTTCGGATCGACGCCCGACGGCGAGGTCGAGACCCAGACCAACCGGGCGGACGCGACCCGGCCCGCCAGCGACGGTGCCGGCGCCACCACGGCGGACGACGGCGCGTTCCTGGATTCGGTCACTGTCCGCGGACGGCCTGACCAGTATTGTGGCAATTGCGAGCACTTCAGCTACGTCCGTACCGACGATGGCATCGCCCCCTATTGCGGACACGACGGCCGCTACATGGACGACATGGAGCCCTGTGAGCACTGGGACTCGAACGTCTGA
- a CDS encoding XTP/dITP diphosphatase, whose product MLHFVTGNAGKVREAQSLLDADVSQFDFDYTEIQSPELEAIAARGAREAYREVGEPVFVDDSGLFVDALDGFPGPYSAYVEGTVGIERVWRLVEPEDDHGAAFRAVVAYCDGTDEVRTFEGRVTGEIVAPRGDGGFGYDPIFEHDGRTFAEMDPEAKNAVSHRGRALETFAEWYDTR is encoded by the coding sequence ATGCTACACTTCGTGACGGGCAACGCCGGGAAGGTCAGGGAAGCCCAGTCGCTGCTGGACGCGGACGTATCGCAGTTCGACTTCGACTACACCGAGATACAGAGCCCCGAGTTGGAGGCGATCGCCGCTCGCGGGGCTCGGGAGGCCTACCGGGAGGTCGGCGAACCGGTGTTCGTCGACGACTCCGGCCTGTTCGTGGACGCGCTCGACGGGTTTCCGGGGCCGTATTCGGCATACGTCGAGGGCACCGTCGGGATCGAGCGCGTGTGGCGTCTGGTCGAACCCGAGGACGACCACGGGGCCGCATTCCGGGCGGTCGTCGCGTACTGTGACGGAACCGACGAGGTGCGAACATTCGAGGGACGGGTGACCGGCGAGATCGTCGCGCCGCGTGGTGACGGCGGGTTCGGCTACGACCCGATCTTCGAACACGACGGCCGGACCTTCGCGGAGATGGACCCCGAGGCGAAAAACGCCGTCTCCCATCGCGGCCGGGCGCTCGAGACGTTCGCCGAGTGGTACGATACCCGGTAG
- a CDS encoding transcription factor S produces the protein MEFCDECGSMMKTEGDVWVCSNCGAEKSRDEAADRQSVTTQGQEKSEVVDTSEVSSEDMRPTTEAHCPECDNDRAFWEMKQIRAADESETRFLTCTECGHKWREDDH, from the coding sequence ATGGAATTTTGCGACGAATGCGGATCGATGATGAAAACTGAGGGTGACGTGTGGGTCTGCTCGAACTGCGGCGCGGAAAAGTCCCGTGACGAGGCGGCCGATCGACAGTCGGTCACGACCCAGGGCCAGGAAAAGAGCGAGGTCGTCGACACCTCGGAGGTCAGTTCCGAAGACATGCGGCCGACGACGGAGGCTCACTGTCCGGAGTGTGACAACGACCGCGCGTTCTGGGAGATGAAGCAGATCCGCGCGGCCGACGAGTCCGAAACCCGGTTTTTGACCTGCACCGAATGCGGGCACAAGTGGCGCGAGGACGATCACTGA
- a CDS encoding SHOCT domain-containing protein: MNKTIQSASTGHVRFLALLVLVGGIAAVAVTGDAYWVVVAALVGAGALWLSSGDSGLSSADSGSEDDAMETLKQQYATGEIDELEFERRLETLIETESADAGFDSGGSSDTTQPASTVQAGETTASGGQTETADEREQGSSADPRSQSRRRSPDRSRCGPHSKKSHGRCR; encoded by the coding sequence GTGAATAAGACAATTCAATCGGCTTCGACGGGACACGTCCGGTTTCTCGCCTTGCTCGTGCTCGTCGGCGGGATCGCCGCCGTCGCAGTGACGGGGGACGCCTACTGGGTGGTCGTCGCGGCTCTCGTCGGTGCCGGTGCGCTCTGGCTCTCCTCCGGTGACAGCGGTCTGTCGAGCGCTGACAGTGGCAGCGAAGACGACGCGATGGAGACGCTCAAACAGCAGTACGCGACCGGCGAAATCGACGAGTTGGAGTTCGAACGGCGGCTGGAAACGCTCATCGAGACCGAGTCGGCCGACGCCGGTTTCGACAGCGGCGGATCATCGGATACGACCCAGCCTGCGAGCACGGTACAGGCCGGCGAGACGACTGCGTCCGGAGGGCAGACCGAGACGGCAGACGAACGAGAGCAGGGATCCAGCGCAGATCCCCGCTCGCAGTCCCGACGGCGATCACCGGATCGTTCTCGCTGTGGCCCGCATAGCAAGAAATCCCACGGTCGTTGCCGTTGA
- a CDS encoding methyltransferase domain-containing protein — translation MTVLLVREDREYLVEPGERLETDLGIIEVPDDPAAGDVVESHLGETFRVQTLRGPDLFEHFERTGAPMMPRDIGLVIGHTGVAAGDRVLDAGTGTGVLAAYLGRVGADVTTYERDAEFAEVARENMAMADVAGQVDVRTGDLTDHLEELAGEGFDVLTLDTEDAAAVVERAPTLLVRGGFLAVYSPFVESTRDVVAAAREVGLTEIETLETIQREMDFDDRGSRPSTAGVGHTGYLTFARRP, via the coding sequence ATGACCGTCCTGCTCGTCAGAGAGGACCGGGAGTACCTCGTCGAGCCCGGCGAGCGCCTGGAGACCGATCTCGGCATCATCGAGGTGCCCGACGACCCCGCCGCTGGCGACGTCGTCGAGTCACATCTCGGGGAGACGTTTCGGGTGCAGACGCTTCGCGGCCCCGACCTCTTCGAGCACTTCGAGCGCACGGGCGCGCCGATGATGCCCCGCGACATCGGGCTGGTGATCGGGCACACTGGCGTCGCCGCGGGTGACCGAGTGCTTGATGCCGGCACCGGAACGGGCGTGTTGGCGGCCTACCTCGGCCGAGTTGGGGCCGACGTGACGACCTACGAGCGCGACGCCGAGTTCGCCGAGGTCGCCCGAGAGAATATGGCGATGGCCGACGTGGCCGGTCAAGTCGACGTCAGGACGGGCGATCTGACCGACCACCTGGAGGAGCTCGCGGGCGAGGGCTTCGACGTGCTGACCCTCGACACGGAGGACGCCGCGGCGGTCGTCGAGCGTGCGCCGACGCTTTTGGTCCGGGGTGGCTTTCTCGCGGTGTACTCGCCGTTCGTCGAGTCGACCCGGGACGTCGTCGCGGCCGCTCGCGAGGTCGGACTGACGGAGATCGAGACGCTGGAGACGATCCAGCGGGAGATGGACTTCGACGATCGCGGATCGCGGCCATCGACGGCCGGCGTCGGCCACACCGGCTATCTGACGTTCGCGCGACGGCCGTAG